In the Desulfuromonas sp. DDH964 genome, CGGACGAAGCGGGCGATCTTTACCGCCGAGTCGCAGTCGATCTGCCCCGAAGAGACCGCCGAGTTGTTGGCGACGAAACCGACCACGTGGCCACCGAGACGACCGAAGGCGGTGACCGCTTCGCGGGCCCGTTCCGGCTGGATTTCAAGGTAGTCACCGTGATCGCAGATCTGCTGGATCACGATTGAGACGTCGAAGGGGGTATTGAACCCAGTCGGCGAGTTGAAGGCCTTTTTCAGCAGGGTATTGATCTCCCAGGTCCGCCGGTCGAGAGGGTCGCTGGTCGCCTGGAAGGGTGCCGAACTCGAATTGTTGTCGGGAATGTAACTGAGCAGGCGCACCGCGGTGCGCAGCGCGGCCACTTCGTCCGAAACGGTCAAGTCGGCCACGCCTGAGGCGCCATGCACCTTGGGGCCGCCAAGCTCCTCCGGGGTGATATCCTCGCCAAGGACCGACTTGACAACGCCGGGACCGGTCAACCCGAAGAAGGTGTCGTTGGGCTGGATGACAAAGCTCCCCTGGCGGGGGAGATAGGAGCCGCCGCCGGCGTTGAAGCCGAACATGCACATGATCGACGGAACGACGCCGCTGATCTTGCGCAGCGCGGTGAACGCCTCGGCATAGCCATCGAGTCCGCCGACCCCGGCCGGGACGAAGGCGCCGGCCGAATCGTTCATGCCGATGACCGGAATCCCTTTTTCGCCCGCCATGTTGAAGAGCTTGGCGAGCTTGCTGCCGTTGGTGGCATCGATGGAGCCGGCCCGCACGGTGAAGTCATGGCCGTAAACCGCGACATCGCGGCCACCGATATTGAGAATGCCAGTGACGAGGGAAGCGCCGTCGAGGTTCTTGCCCCAGTTCTGGAAGAGGATATTGGGTTCTTCCTGGGTGAGAACCTTG is a window encoding:
- a CDS encoding acyl-CoA carboxylase subunit beta; protein product: MAKSVIKPSLKNPLAPPEEVEFTIPGEIAGKQGPYEEVMKEGHALIERPIKSVQVSQVEKQHFKKRMTVWERIKVLTQEEPNILFQNWGKNLDGASLVTGILNIGGRDVAVYGHDFTVRAGSIDATNGSKLAKLFNMAGEKGIPVIGMNDSAGAFVPAGVGGLDGYAEAFTALRKISGVVPSIMCMFGFNAGGGSYLPRQGSFVIQPNDTFFGLTGPGVVKSVLGEDITPEELGGPKVHGASGVADLTVSDEVAALRTAVRLLSYIPDNNSSSAPFQATSDPLDRRTWEINTLLKKAFNSPTGFNTPFDVSIVIQQICDHGDYLEIQPERAREAVTAFGRLGGHVVGFVANNSAVSSGQIDCDSAVKIARFVRFCNIYNIPLIFMEDTTGFLPGRDQEARGIVQAGRSMLDSIVDVRTPRILLILRNAFGGAYASYNNYPTGADLVLALPTTRLAVMGPAGKEFVYKGDLRKVRSEAAAMVKQGTAERITAGMEGAEAKRDAEKEAAEWLKAQEAALNLRYEKELMNPKEGLALGSISSIVMPTDLRKVLGENIAFLMRHYKAGPMVAPQREFH